One region of Bacillus zhangzhouensis genomic DNA includes:
- a CDS encoding NAD-dependent succinate-semialdehyde dehydrogenase encodes MTNELKVYNPATGEEIASVAQHTKEQIEDAISRSHKAFKSWAKTSPHERANIIRKWFDLLIEHKERLAKIITEENGKPYQEALGEIVYAAGYIEWYAEEAKRIYGRTIPSHTTNKRLFVTKQPVGPVAAITPWNFPAAMMTRKAAPALAAGCTFIVKPAEDTPLTAIELVKLGHEAGIPEDVLQWVVGDGKEVGEIFTDSPLIRKITFTGSTPVGKHLIKNSASTVKHVSMELGGHAPLIVDKDANLELAVKQAVASKFRNAGQTCVCANRLIVHEDIHEAFAQSFSKEVEKLKVGNGFEEGTSIGPIINKRGFDKIVGHIQDAVDKGAKILVGGDTHFDDDKSYYFVQPTVLTHVDPSMNIMHEETFGPVAPITTFKMLDEAIELANDTPFGLAAYFFTENYRNGLYISEQLDYGIIGWNDGGPSAVQAPFGGMKESGIGREGGIEGIEPYLETKYVSIGLDE; translated from the coding sequence ATGACAAACGAACTCAAAGTGTATAATCCTGCAACAGGAGAGGAAATTGCTTCAGTTGCTCAGCATACAAAAGAACAGATCGAAGACGCCATTTCCCGCTCACACAAAGCATTCAAATCATGGGCAAAAACGTCACCGCATGAACGAGCCAATATCATTCGCAAGTGGTTTGATCTGCTGATTGAACATAAAGAAAGGCTTGCGAAAATCATCACAGAAGAAAACGGAAAGCCTTATCAAGAAGCATTAGGGGAAATCGTCTATGCGGCTGGATACATTGAATGGTATGCAGAGGAAGCCAAACGGATCTACGGCAGAACCATTCCGTCACATACGACGAACAAACGCCTTTTCGTCACAAAACAGCCAGTCGGTCCTGTTGCGGCCATTACTCCGTGGAATTTCCCTGCGGCGATGATGACAAGAAAGGCAGCTCCAGCGCTTGCAGCAGGCTGTACGTTTATTGTCAAACCTGCTGAAGACACACCGCTGACAGCTATTGAACTAGTCAAATTAGGTCATGAAGCTGGTATTCCAGAGGATGTGCTGCAATGGGTTGTGGGAGACGGAAAAGAAGTGGGTGAAATCTTCACAGATAGTCCATTGATTCGAAAAATCACGTTTACAGGCTCAACGCCTGTCGGAAAGCATTTGATCAAAAACAGTGCCAGCACAGTCAAACATGTATCAATGGAGCTTGGCGGTCACGCTCCGCTCATCGTAGACAAGGATGCAAATCTTGAATTAGCTGTCAAACAAGCAGTGGCATCTAAGTTCCGGAATGCAGGACAAACCTGTGTCTGTGCCAACCGCTTAATTGTGCATGAAGACATTCATGAAGCATTTGCGCAAAGCTTCAGCAAAGAAGTAGAAAAGCTGAAAGTGGGAAATGGCTTTGAAGAAGGCACATCCATTGGTCCAATCATTAACAAGCGCGGCTTTGATAAAATTGTCGGCCACATTCAAGATGCAGTGGATAAAGGGGCGAAAATTCTTGTCGGCGGCGATACGCATTTCGACGATGACAAGTCATATTATTTTGTCCAACCAACCGTTCTTACACATGTGGACCCTTCGATGAACATTATGCATGAAGAGACCTTTGGACCAGTGGCACCGATTACGACATTTAAAATGTTAGACGAGGCAATTGAATTAGCCAACGATACACCTTTTGGCCTTGCAGCTTATTTCTTTACGGAAAATTACCGGAACGGACTCTACATTTCTGAACAGCTCGATTATGGGATTATTGGCTGGAATGATGGCGGTCCATCGGCGGTCCAAGCACCTTTTGGCGGTATGAAAGAGAGCGGGATTGGCAGGGAAGGCGGCATCGAAGGGATTGAACCCTATTTAGAAACAAAATATGTATCCATTGGTTTAGACGAATAA
- a CDS encoding NAD(P)H-dependent oxidoreductase, with translation MNHVIIFSHPQQSLNQTLLDLVVNTLLNNGHKVTVRDVYALGFSPELTIKEKDAIKCGDVPIAIQREQKLIQQADVLTFIFPIWWTGLPAMLKGYVERIFSEGFAYQINEDGEIENLLQHKKGVIINTHDAPRTFLDSKKIFTSSHHMTTDTEVFNFIGVQPVERLLFSSMDQASADYIHEILKETKETVDQLFPPAV, from the coding sequence ATGAACCATGTAATCATATTTTCTCATCCCCAGCAAAGCTTAAATCAAACCTTATTAGACCTTGTTGTGAACACTCTTTTGAACAATGGTCATAAAGTGACCGTTCGTGATGTCTATGCCCTAGGTTTTTCGCCAGAGCTCACCATTAAAGAAAAGGATGCCATCAAATGCGGTGATGTGCCGATCGCCATTCAAAGAGAGCAGAAGCTGATTCAGCAAGCGGATGTGTTGACGTTTATTTTTCCAATATGGTGGACAGGCTTGCCGGCTATGCTAAAGGGTTATGTAGAGCGTATCTTTTCTGAAGGTTTTGCTTATCAGATCAATGAGGATGGAGAGATTGAAAATCTGCTCCAGCACAAAAAAGGTGTCATTATCAACACGCACGATGCCCCAAGGACATTTCTTGATTCCAAAAAAATCTTCACCTCCTCTCATCACATGACAACCGATACTGAAGTCTTCAATTTTATTGGCGTTCAGCCTGTCGAACGGCTTTTGTTCAGCAGCATGGATCAGGCATCTGCAGATTATATACACGAAATTCTGAAAGAAACGAAAGAAACGGTGGATCAGCTTTTCCCGCCGGCTGTTTAA
- a CDS encoding DUF1775 domain-containing protein, which yields MKKYVKALLPMLLASFLLTIPVSAHVTVKPDTSATNAWETYTLKVPSESDSPTTKVVLTIPKGVEFQQYEPVPGWKTSTEEKDGKVTRVTWEATGKGVLAGQFQQFVFVAKNPEKAGEAAWDAYQYYKDGTVVEWTGDKETDKPHSITNIVASNTVTDSHGQEKPKEAKASETASASSSPLILGLSIAAIVVALIALGLAFRKK from the coding sequence ATGAAAAAATACGTTAAAGCTTTATTACCAATGCTTCTCGCTTCATTTTTATTGACGATTCCTGTGAGTGCACATGTGACAGTCAAGCCTGATACCTCTGCAACAAATGCTTGGGAAACCTATACATTAAAGGTTCCATCTGAGAGTGACAGTCCAACGACAAAGGTTGTCTTGACAATACCTAAAGGCGTAGAGTTCCAACAATATGAGCCAGTACCTGGCTGGAAAACGTCAACTGAAGAGAAAGATGGCAAGGTGACCAGAGTGACTTGGGAAGCAACAGGTAAAGGTGTGCTTGCTGGACAATTCCAGCAATTCGTTTTTGTAGCGAAAAACCCTGAAAAAGCTGGTGAAGCTGCATGGGATGCGTATCAATATTATAAGGATGGAACGGTCGTTGAATGGACTGGCGATAAAGAGACTGATAAACCTCATTCCATCACAAATATTGTGGCATCAAATACGGTAACGGATTCACATGGCCAGGAAAAACCAAAAGAAGCAAAGGCATCTGAAACAGCATCTGCTTCTTCCTCACCACTTATCCTTGGTCTATCCATTGCTGCTATAGTCGTGGCATTGATTGCACTAGGACTTGCTTTTAGAAAGAAATAA
- a CDS encoding copper resistance CopC/CopD family protein, with protein MFKHSQWLLLLIVMFAFFIPKEAFAHAYVVSSNPAANEELEQQPPSVSITFSEGIESGFHAIKVLNAKGDRVDKGDTVIKDQKIMEAALKKNLPKGIYTIQWNAVSADGHSVSGMIPFSIGKADGGFEQLTQGQTDEPIDMASTIDKAFLYTSFSLFLGTILFGLLWFRAAISPVLAKRMKRLLTLSLIMMGGALVFQLPIQTKSAADVSFWAAFQPSLLQETIASTSGGSLWLMLMASFVLLTIWTIVAVRKENFSSFRVWLFPLLLFTVLLWLKAQIGHPAATDNKIITTSLDFIHLVSASIWVGGLTAIVLLLMKKMPNEDQPLIRSTLAAFHPWALLSVGLIVFSGSVNAIFILQSFDALFQSAYGRTLLIKLGLFIIMGLLGLMHYLMLRWEKKQKRSISLRAEWMIGITILLLTAVFTNIPSPPPPAPEPFFGANQVEHRDIVSLSITPNAPGKNSFEVAFTKKNGETITDIQSVTAKIHKVALFGDETPSEFQLKRLKNGHFSAENLLLNEKGTWKIEIHALTGSFENINTTFIRRN; from the coding sequence TTGTTTAAACATAGTCAGTGGCTTCTGCTTCTTATTGTTATGTTCGCTTTTTTCATTCCAAAGGAAGCATTTGCTCATGCATACGTCGTAAGCTCGAATCCAGCGGCAAACGAAGAGCTGGAGCAGCAGCCTCCTTCAGTCTCGATCACATTTAGTGAAGGAATTGAAAGCGGGTTTCATGCCATTAAGGTGCTAAATGCAAAAGGGGATCGTGTGGATAAAGGAGATACAGTCATTAAAGATCAAAAGATTATGGAAGCGGCTTTGAAAAAGAATTTACCAAAAGGAATTTACACCATCCAGTGGAATGCGGTATCGGCGGACGGACACTCTGTCTCTGGCATGATTCCGTTTAGTATTGGAAAAGCGGATGGCGGTTTTGAGCAATTAACGCAAGGTCAAACAGATGAACCCATTGATATGGCTTCTACGATTGATAAAGCCTTTCTTTATACGTCATTCAGCTTATTCCTTGGGACCATTTTATTTGGACTGCTTTGGTTCAGGGCAGCGATTTCACCAGTATTGGCGAAACGAATGAAGCGGCTTTTGACATTGTCATTGATCATGATGGGCGGAGCACTTGTGTTCCAGCTGCCGATTCAAACAAAATCAGCGGCAGACGTGTCCTTTTGGGCGGCATTTCAGCCTTCGCTTTTACAAGAAACGATTGCGTCTACTTCTGGCGGGAGTCTGTGGTTGATGCTTATGGCATCATTTGTTCTTCTCACCATTTGGACGATTGTGGCAGTGAGAAAAGAGAATTTCTCTTCTTTTCGGGTTTGGCTGTTTCCACTGCTCCTCTTCACAGTGCTTCTTTGGCTGAAAGCACAAATCGGACATCCAGCCGCAACAGACAATAAAATAATCACAACATCACTTGATTTCATCCATCTCGTCTCTGCTTCGATTTGGGTCGGTGGTTTAACAGCCATTGTCCTTCTATTGATGAAGAAGATGCCAAATGAAGATCAGCCGCTCATACGGAGTACGCTAGCAGCATTTCACCCTTGGGCACTGCTTTCTGTTGGACTTATTGTGTTTTCAGGAAGTGTGAATGCCATCTTTATTTTGCAATCGTTTGATGCTCTTTTCCAATCAGCATATGGACGCACCCTTTTAATCAAGCTTGGTTTATTTATTATCATGGGCCTTCTTGGGCTTATGCATTACTTGATGCTGAGATGGGAAAAAAAGCAGAAACGCAGCATTTCTTTACGAGCTGAATGGATGATCGGGATCACCATTTTGTTATTAACGGCTGTCTTTACCAATATTCCGAGCCCTCCTCCGCCTGCACCTGAGCCATTTTTTGGTGCAAATCAGGTCGAGCATCGTGACATTGTATCCTTGAGCATTACCCCCAATGCTCCGGGGAAAAATTCGTTCGAAGTGGCATTTACAAAAAAGAATGGAGAAACGATCACTGATATTCAATCTGTAACAGCCAAGATCCATAAGGTGGCTTTATTCGGTGATGAGACACCGAGTGAATTTCAGCTGAAACGATTAAAAAATGGTCATTTCTCTGCTGAAAATCTTTTATTAAATGAAAAAGGCACATGGAAAATTGAAATCCATGCGTTAACTGGTTCTTTTGAGAATATCAATACCACTTTTATTAGAAGAAATTAA
- a CDS encoding PTS mannitol transporter subunit IICB, with product MQEKSGFRVKVQRFGSYLSGMIMPNIGAFIAWGLITALFIPSGYFPNEQLNTLVGPMINYLLPLLIGYTGGKLVYDHRGGVLGATATIGVIVGSDIPMFLGAMIMGPLGGYLIKKIDQLFKDRIRSGFEMLINNFSAGILGAILVVIAFYAIGPVVLGLNKALAAGVDIIVNAHLLPLASIFIEPAKVLFLNNAINQGILGPLGVEQAAKTGQSVLFLLETNPGPGLGVLLAYMFFGRGTAKQSAPGAIVIQFLGGIHEIYFPYILMKPKLILAVIAGGASGVLTFTLLNAGLKAVPSPGSIIALMLMSPKGGHLAVLAGVVVAAVVSFLVASVILKASKAVDEDLSEATEKMQDMKGKKSAAAAALTAQKEGAEASEQAASPNEINPDDVNKIIFACDAGMGSSAMGASVLKNKVKKAELDIDVTNTSISNIPDDADVVFTHKDLTDRAKAKLPGAVHISVDNFLNSPKYDELIEKLKK from the coding sequence ATGCAGGAAAAAAGCGGATTTCGCGTAAAAGTACAGCGCTTTGGAAGCTATTTAAGCGGTATGATCATGCCGAATATTGGAGCGTTTATCGCTTGGGGACTCATCACCGCATTGTTCATTCCAAGTGGTTATTTTCCAAATGAACAATTAAATACACTGGTTGGTCCAATGATCAACTACTTGCTACCGCTGTTAATCGGTTACACGGGCGGAAAGCTCGTATATGACCATCGAGGCGGGGTACTCGGTGCAACCGCTACAATTGGGGTTATTGTCGGTTCAGACATCCCAATGTTTTTAGGTGCAATGATCATGGGACCGCTTGGCGGTTATCTCATTAAGAAAATTGACCAGTTGTTCAAAGACCGAATCAGATCAGGTTTTGAAATGCTGATTAATAATTTTAGTGCAGGTATTCTAGGTGCCATTTTAGTCGTCATTGCTTTCTACGCCATCGGTCCAGTGGTACTAGGTCTGAATAAAGCCCTTGCGGCAGGTGTAGATATCATTGTCAATGCACATTTACTTCCGCTGGCAAGTATCTTCATTGAACCAGCAAAAGTATTGTTCTTAAACAATGCAATTAACCAAGGGATTTTAGGTCCATTAGGAGTGGAGCAAGCGGCGAAGACAGGCCAGTCCGTTCTGTTCTTGCTTGAAACAAACCCAGGACCAGGTCTAGGTGTTCTTCTAGCCTACATGTTCTTTGGAAGAGGGACGGCAAAGCAGTCTGCACCGGGTGCGATTGTCATTCAATTCTTAGGGGGAATCCATGAGATTTACTTCCCATACATCTTAATGAAGCCAAAGCTCATTTTAGCGGTAATTGCTGGGGGAGCAAGCGGCGTTCTGACTTTTACACTGTTAAATGCAGGCTTAAAGGCTGTGCCGTCACCAGGAAGTATCATCGCTCTTATGCTCATGTCACCAAAAGGCGGACACCTTGCCGTTCTAGCAGGTGTTGTCGTGGCAGCGGTCGTATCATTCCTTGTCGCTTCTGTCATTTTAAAAGCGTCTAAAGCAGTGGACGAAGATTTATCAGAAGCAACAGAAAAAATGCAAGACATGAAAGGCAAGAAAAGTGCAGCAGCAGCAGCTCTTACAGCACAAAAAGAAGGTGCTGAAGCAAGTGAGCAAGCAGCATCTCCAAATGAAATCAATCCAGATGACGTGAACAAAATTATCTTTGCCTGTGATGCAGGAATGGGCTCAAGTGCGATGGGCGCATCCGTCTTAAAAAATAAAGTCAAAAAGGCAGAGCTTGATATTGATGTGACAAATACATCCATCAGCAACATCCCAGATGATGCCGATGTGGTCTTTACTCACAAAGATTTAACAGATAGAGCTAAGGCAAAACTGCCAGGAGCTGTGCATATCTCAGTTGATAATTTCTTGAACAGCCCGAAATACGATGAGCTGATTGAGAAATTGAAAAAATAA
- a CDS encoding PTS sugar transporter subunit IIA, translated as MKQVLSKDNIFLNEQAGSKEEAIKKAGEVLVANGYVTSDYVDKMFERENISSTFMGNGIAIPHGTEDAKAAVLHSGISIIQIPDGVEYGEGNIAKVVFGIAGKNNEHLDILSQIAIVCSEEENVERIIHAKDQDELIAIFNEVN; from the coding sequence ATGAAACAAGTACTTTCAAAGGACAATATTTTTCTAAACGAACAAGCCGGCTCTAAAGAAGAAGCTATTAAAAAAGCAGGCGAAGTCTTAGTGGCAAACGGTTATGTCACAAGTGATTATGTTGACAAAATGTTTGAAAGAGAAAATATTTCTTCTACATTTATGGGCAACGGGATTGCCATTCCTCATGGAACAGAGGATGCGAAAGCGGCTGTCCTTCATTCAGGGATTTCCATTATCCAAATTCCAGATGGCGTTGAATATGGCGAAGGAAACATTGCCAAAGTCGTATTTGGCATCGCTGGTAAAAACAATGAACATCTCGATATTCTTTCTCAAATTGCGATTGTCTGTTCAGAGGAAGAAAACGTAGAGCGTATCATTCATGCAAAAGATCAGGATGAACTGATTGCCATCTTTAACGAGGTGAACTAA
- a CDS encoding mannitol-1-phosphate 5-dehydrogenase yields the protein MKALHFGAGNIGRGFIGSLLKASGFELVFTDVNEAVINELNEKGEYTVELAAPGQQQEVVGPVSAINSAKDPAALTEAVATADLITTAVGPAVLNIIASSIAEGLKQKKPDHMINIVACENMIGGSSHLKEAVFSHLTADEQEALSHTVGFPNAAVDRIVPIQHHEDILKVSVEPFFEWVIDETGFIGDVPQIDGATFVQDLTPYIERKLFTVNTGHALAAYVGYEKGVQTIKEAVDTPEIRQVVEGALHETGSYLIDTYGFQKEEHDAYIQKIIKRFENAFISDEVTRVARSPLRKLGADDRLIGPAKKIKQPQYLIKGIVAALAYDFTEDEEAVRLQALRKEKGIEGVLEEVCGLSPTDDLYQAILKEAAQ from the coding sequence ATGAAGGCACTTCATTTTGGAGCGGGAAATATTGGCAGAGGGTTTATCGGATCTTTGTTAAAAGCATCAGGCTTTGAGCTCGTTTTTACGGATGTAAATGAAGCGGTCATCAACGAGCTGAATGAAAAAGGAGAATACACGGTTGAACTCGCAGCACCAGGGCAGCAGCAAGAAGTGGTTGGACCTGTGTCAGCCATCAATTCCGCAAAAGATCCAGCCGCATTAACAGAGGCGGTGGCAACAGCTGACCTCATTACAACAGCTGTTGGACCAGCTGTTTTGAACATCATTGCTTCATCGATTGCTGAAGGTTTAAAACAGAAAAAGCCTGATCATATGATCAACATTGTGGCGTGTGAAAATATGATTGGTGGCAGCTCTCATTTAAAAGAAGCCGTTTTCTCTCATCTAACAGCAGATGAACAAGAAGCACTGTCACACACAGTTGGTTTTCCAAACGCTGCGGTTGACCGCATTGTTCCCATTCAGCACCATGAGGACATATTGAAAGTATCAGTCGAGCCATTTTTCGAGTGGGTCATTGATGAGACAGGTTTTATTGGAGACGTTCCTCAGATTGACGGAGCGACTTTTGTACAAGATTTGACACCATATATTGAGCGCAAGCTATTTACTGTCAACACAGGACATGCACTAGCTGCTTATGTCGGGTACGAGAAAGGCGTTCAAACGATTAAAGAAGCTGTCGATACACCAGAGATTCGTCAAGTGGTCGAAGGTGCACTTCACGAAACAGGCAGTTATTTAATCGACACATATGGTTTTCAAAAAGAAGAACATGATGCGTATATTCAAAAAATCATCAAACGATTTGAAAATGCCTTTATCTCTGATGAAGTCACGCGTGTCGCACGTTCTCCTCTTAGAAAGCTCGGAGCAGATGACCGTTTAATCGGTCCAGCGAAAAAGATCAAACAGCCACAGTATTTAATCAAAGGCATCGTGGCAGCTTTGGCTTACGATTTTACTGAAGACGAAGAAGCTGTTCGTCTGCAGGCATTACGAAAAGAAAAAGGCATTGAAGGTGTGCTGGAAGAGGTATGCGGACTCTCGCCAACAGACGATCTTTATCAAGCCATTCTTAAAGAAGCAGCTCAATAA
- a CDS encoding methyl-accepting chemotaxis protein, producing the protein MKKKAFASRSVFFQLMSAIIVITILTGGLVGTTGYLLAKHILIDAGKADLKHIVNGAMATLEQLNDRVEKKELTLEQAQEQARLYLSGPKNDNGKGYQSQKSDFLYKNKGYLVAYGADYSTQVHPVNDIGVIPDNTNNRQILIAGANAKGEDAHYVTYMDKEDATGEEKEKLAYMSQFTPWNWSVGIAVFQDEFYKELEQMKLYIMFITAGVALLSLGVFYLAVRGKVRLLKQVTAASKEIAAGNIERTTLKETTDEIGQLAKGFNHMSGELRTLVSGLQETSSQLVESATDLSAISEETSASSEEIGRAIGDISTGTLRQASDLETANQQMTQFNQSIENVKEQSDQIKRISDQSSQSSQQGRMIVQQLKQSNEQSIQASQGIRTGIERLSTKVQDISQITDTIESISNETNLLALNASIEAARAGEHGKGFSVVASEVRNLAEQTKQSAVQIQQMIQGIREETTATAGIMSSTMDRFAELDEAVHATEHEFNAISTLISQTIVETNAMAKELNTLLEQNDLITKAMQGAAHISQENAAAIEEITASTDEQVTAISNVAKAAERLNELSMRLNQDIARYRL; encoded by the coding sequence ATGAAAAAGAAAGCGTTTGCGTCAAGAAGTGTCTTTTTTCAATTAATGTCTGCCATTATCGTGATCACGATTTTAACGGGTGGACTTGTTGGAACAACAGGGTATTTGTTAGCGAAACATATATTAATTGATGCAGGGAAAGCAGATTTAAAGCACATCGTCAACGGAGCGATGGCCACACTTGAACAGTTGAATGACCGCGTGGAGAAAAAGGAACTGACGCTTGAGCAGGCGCAAGAACAAGCCCGGCTTTACTTGAGCGGACCCAAAAATGACAACGGGAAGGGATACCAATCTCAAAAATCAGATTTTCTCTATAAAAATAAAGGCTATCTCGTTGCATATGGCGCTGACTATTCAACCCAGGTCCATCCGGTCAACGACATCGGTGTTATTCCAGATAACACGAACAATCGTCAAATATTGATCGCTGGTGCCAATGCAAAAGGCGAGGATGCACACTATGTGACCTATATGGATAAGGAAGATGCAACCGGCGAAGAAAAAGAAAAGCTTGCCTATATGAGCCAGTTTACGCCGTGGAATTGGAGTGTAGGCATCGCTGTCTTCCAGGACGAATTTTATAAAGAATTAGAGCAGATGAAGCTCTATATTATGTTCATTACAGCGGGTGTCGCCCTTCTGAGTCTAGGAGTCTTTTATTTAGCTGTCCGGGGAAAAGTCAGACTGCTCAAGCAAGTCACTGCTGCTTCTAAGGAAATTGCGGCGGGGAATATTGAACGCACGACCTTAAAGGAAACAACGGATGAAATCGGACAGCTGGCAAAAGGCTTTAACCATATGTCAGGAGAGCTCAGAACACTGGTGAGCGGTTTACAGGAAACGAGCAGTCAGCTTGTTGAATCAGCGACAGATTTATCGGCGATATCTGAAGAAACCTCAGCCAGCAGTGAGGAAATTGGACGAGCCATCGGAGACATTTCGACTGGAACACTTCGTCAAGCATCTGATCTTGAAACAGCCAACCAACAAATGACCCAGTTTAATCAATCTATTGAGAATGTCAAAGAACAGAGTGATCAAATTAAACGGATTTCCGACCAATCGAGTCAATCATCACAGCAGGGCCGGATGATAGTACAGCAATTAAAACAATCGAATGAACAATCGATTCAGGCGTCTCAAGGTATTAGAACAGGAATCGAGCGGTTAAGTACAAAAGTACAGGATATTTCTCAAATCACAGATACGATTGAAAGCATTTCAAATGAGACCAATTTACTTGCACTGAATGCCAGTATTGAAGCAGCACGGGCAGGAGAGCACGGTAAAGGCTTCTCAGTTGTAGCGAGTGAAGTGCGGAATTTAGCTGAGCAGACAAAACAATCAGCCGTTCAAATTCAGCAAATGATCCAAGGCATTAGAGAAGAAACGACGGCAACAGCCGGCATCATGTCGAGCACAATGGATCGTTTTGCTGAGCTGGATGAAGCGGTGCATGCAACAGAACATGAATTCAACGCCATCTCTACGTTGATTTCACAAACCATTGTTGAAACAAACGCGATGGCGAAAGAGCTGAATACACTGCTGGAGCAAAACGACCTCATCACAAAAGCCATGCAAGGCGCAGCCCATATTTCTCAAGAAAACGCAGCGGCGATCGAAGAAATCACTGCATCCACAGACGAACAAGTGACAGCCATCTCCAATGTGGCAAAAGCAGCAGAAAGACTCAATGAACTAAGCATGCGGTTGAATCAGGACATTGCGCGTTATCGTCTATAA
- a CDS encoding excalibur calcium-binding domain-containing protein: MLKKIMVAVLSLGLLLSFTQVVTHTADAKTVKSYKNCKALNKVYKGGVAKSKNTRNKGGKTKYKPYVSKALYQKNMRLDRDKDGIACER, encoded by the coding sequence ATGTTGAAGAAAATCATGGTAGCTGTCTTGTCTTTAGGTCTTTTACTAAGCTTTACACAAGTCGTTACCCACACAGCAGATGCAAAAACGGTCAAGTCTTACAAAAACTGTAAAGCGCTGAACAAAGTATATAAAGGCGGCGTAGCAAAAAGCAAAAACACGAGAAACAAAGGTGGAAAAACAAAGTACAAGCCATATGTATCAAAAGCACTTTATCAAAAAAATATGCGGCTTGACCGCGATAAAGACGGCATTGCGTGTGAACGCTAA
- a CDS encoding Cof-type HAD-IIB family hydrolase, producing the protein MDGTLLNSEHIIPEENKQAIKEAEAKGVHVVISTGRTLMTCRELVEPLKLSSYLVTANGSEIWDSNFQLIERDLLHPDHVQMMWDLKNRYETDYWASTVDKVWRGEFPERIHDHEWLKFGFDIHDDDVREEVLNTLKTNKHLEITNSSPTNIEVNAAGINKAAALAKVAERIGCTMDNVMSLGDSLNDMAMIQEAGLGIAMGNAQEVVKEAADWITAPNTEHGVAKAIQHWVLSK; encoded by the coding sequence ATGGATGGCACGCTGTTAAACAGTGAGCACATCATTCCAGAGGAAAATAAACAAGCCATTAAAGAGGCTGAAGCAAAAGGGGTCCATGTGGTCATTAGCACAGGGCGGACGCTGATGACATGCCGAGAGCTGGTTGAGCCGCTCAAGTTATCTTCTTACCTTGTGACAGCAAACGGAAGTGAAATCTGGGATTCAAACTTCCAGCTGATCGAACGAGATTTGCTGCATCCTGATCACGTTCAAATGATGTGGGATTTAAAAAATAGGTACGAAACCGATTACTGGGCTTCCACTGTGGATAAGGTGTGGAGAGGTGAATTCCCAGAACGAATTCATGATCATGAATGGTTGAAATTTGGATTTGATATTCATGATGATGACGTTCGTGAGGAAGTACTCAATACATTGAAAACAAATAAGCATCTAGAGATCACAAACTCAAGTCCGACTAATATTGAAGTCAATGCAGCCGGCATTAACAAGGCGGCTGCTCTTGCAAAAGTAGCAGAACGCATTGGCTGTACGATGGACAACGTCATGTCACTTGGCGACAGCCTCAATGATATGGCCATGATTCAAGAAGCCGGATTAGGCATTGCCATGGGAAATGCGCAGGAAGTGGTGAAAGAGGCCGCTGATTGGATTACAGCTCCTAATACAGAACACGGCGTTGCGAAGGCCATCCAACATTGGGTGCTGTCTAAATAA